Proteins from a single region of Phalacrocorax carbo chromosome 25, bPhaCar2.1, whole genome shotgun sequence:
- the PLXDC1 gene encoding plexin domain-containing protein 1 — MRWGGLILLCLLRGVLGAPGPRGAGRPPGSSVAGEGRRRARETSPGTEGTRISQDLVGGSLAIDTLPANETRIVEDNHSYYVSRIYGPGDTRLRGLWVDMAAANRSQVKIHGILSNTHRQASRIILSFDFPFYGHLLRQVTIATGGFIFMGDVIHRMLTATQYIAPLMANFNPSYSRNSTVQYLDNGTVFVVQWDKVYLQGKEDMGSFTFQAALHSTGRIVFGYKEIPVPVLQISATQHPVKAGLSDAFMILNPSPDVPESRRRTIYEYHRVELDTSKITNMSAVEFTPLPTCLQHQSCEMCVTSALTFNCSWCHVLQRCSSGFDRYREEWLSYGCGQTSDEKTCEDLAEGDRYSAPPDGSFSPLEEDVTTSPSSLFIDSLTTEDDTKLNQYAGSEGMGSGLPSKKAGAPIHPGTIVGIVLAVLLIAAIILAGIYINSHPTSNAALFFIERRPHHWPAMKFRNHTNHATYAEVEPASQEKEGFVEAEQC, encoded by the exons atgCGCTGGgggggcctgatcctgctctgcctgctgcgTGGGGTGCTGGGCGCGCCGGGCCCGCGGGGCGCAG GACGCCCCCCCGGGAGCTCAGTGGCGGGCGAAGGGCGGCGGAGAGCTCGGGAGACCTCGCCGGGGACCGAGGGAACCCGCATCAGCCAGGACCTGGTGGGGGGCAGCCTGGCCATCGACACGCTGCCGGCCAACGAGACGCGGATCGTG GAGGACAACCACAGCTACTACGTGTCGCGGATCTACGGGCCGGGGGACACCCGTCTGAGGGGGCTGTGGGTCGACATGGCAGCGGCCAACAGGAGCCAAGTGAAGATCCACGGGATCCTCTCCAACACTCACCGGCAGGCCTCG AGAATCATCCTCTCCTTTGACTTCCCCTTCTACGGCCACCTCCTGCGGCAGGTCACGATAGCGACGGGCG GTTTCATCTTCATGGGGGATGTCATCCACCGGATGCTCACGGCCACGCAGTACATCGCGCCCCTCATGGCCAACTTCAACCCCAGCTACTCCCGCAACTCCACCGTCCAGTACTTGGACAACG GGACGGTTTTTGTGGTGCAGTGGGATAAGGTCTATCTTCAGGGGAAGGAGGACATGGGCAGCTTCACCTTCCAGGCGGCCCTGCACAGCACCGGGAGAATCGTCTTTGGGTACAAGGAG ATCCCCGTGCCGGTCCTACAGATCAGtgccacccagcaccctgtgaAAGCTGGCCTCTCCGATGCCTTCATGATCCTCAACCCATCTCCCGATGTGCCTG AGTCCCGCCGTCGGACCATCTACGAATACCATCGCGTGGAGCTGGACACCAGCAAGATCACCAACATGTCAGCCGTGGAGTTCACCCCGCTGCCCA CTTGTCTCCAGCACCAGAGCTGTGAAATGTGTGTGACCTCGGCGCTGACCTTCAACTGCAGCTGGTGTCACGTCCTGCAGAG ATGTTCCAGCGGCTTTGACCGGTACCGTGAGGAGTGGCTGTCCTACGGCTGCGGCCAGACG tcagACGAGAAGACCTGCGAGGATTTAGCAGAAGGTGACCGCTATTCAGCACCTCCTGATGGCTCTTTCTCACCGCTGGAGGAGGATGTCACCACCTCCCCGTCCTCGCTCTTCATTGACAGCCTCACTACAGAAG atgaTACGAAGCTCAATCAGTATGCAGGAAGTGAAG GCATGGGAAGCGGCCTTCCTTCCAAGAAAGCAGGCGCCCCGATTCACCCAGGTACTATCGTGGGGATCGTCCTGGCCGTGTTGCTCATTGCAGCTATTATCCTTGCTGGAATTTACATCAACAGCCACCCCACCTCAAACGCCGCCCTGTTCTTCATCGAG CGAAGGCCACATCACTGGCCTGCCATGAAATTCCGAAATCACACCAACCATGCAACGTACGCGGAGGTGGAGCCGGCCAGCCAGGAGAAGGAGGGCTTTGTCGAAGCAGAACAGTGCTGA